The Ziziphus jujuba cultivar Dongzao chromosome 3, ASM3175591v1 region GATTGTTATGCATTGGCTCAATGAATGTTCTCATCATAGGCCTTTATGGCATGGGGGGCATTGGAAAAACCACCCTTGCACGTGCTATATTTCAAACCTTCCATTCTCATTTCGAAAGTTGTTGCTTTCTTAACGATGTTAGAGAGGAATTTGAAAGACATGGAATAAATCATTTGAGAGAGAAACTTCTTTTTGAGCTGTTCAAAGATAAAACTTTTCTAAACATGGAATCAACGGTTATTCAAGACAGATGCCGCCGTACAAAGGTCCTTATTGTTTTAGATGATTTGGATGCAATATTCCAATTAAACAGATTATTACCTCAAGTGTGTTCCTTCGGTGATGGGAGTAGAATTATTGTCACAACCAGAGATGCACAAGTGCTCAAGTCAAGGGCAGATGGACTTTACGAGGTTACGAGGTTAAATGACTTTGACGCCCTTGCGCTTTTTCGCTTGCATGCTTTTGGTCAAAATTCTGATCTTTCAGGGTATGAAGCTTTATCAAAAAGTGCAGCAGATTATGCACATGGCAATCCATTAGCTCTTGAAGTCTTGGGTTCTTCCCTTCACGCCAAAAGCACAAAAGAATGGGAAAGTGCATTGGGTAAGTTGAAAACAGATCCAGACAGGACCATTCAAAAAGTGTTGAAAATAAGTTATGATGGATTAGGTGACAAAGCAATCCAGGGCATATTTCTCGACATTGCATGCTTCTTCGATGGTGAAGTTGACAGAGAATATGTGGAAAGCATACTACACCGCAATGAGCAATATTCTGATGCAACAATAGGAATAAGTGTTCTCATTGATAAATCCTTAATAATTGAATGCCAAAACAAATTGTCCATGCATGGTTTACTACGACAAACGGGTAAGGCTATTGTTTGTGATGAAAACAAAGAACCTGGAAAACGTAGTAGACTGTGGAATGCTAAAA contains the following coding sequences:
- the LOC132803225 gene encoding TMV resistance protein N-like, which gives rise to MASASSSYSSREKYDVFLSFRGEDTRDGFISYLYDALERKHIVTFKDDENLESGYRISEIMEAIKESKICIIVFSKDFASSTWCLNEVVRIRECKRNGNDVIPIFYGIEPSVVRKQQEGYAEAFAKHEQDRREMLQQWRDALKEVADISGYDSKKIRPECKFVEKIVEDVSSKLSKYVSTNDHFKRHLIGIEKPMKEIEGLLCIGSMNVLIIGLYGMGGIGKTTLARAIFQTFHSHFESCCFLNDVREEFERHGINHLREKLLFELFKDKTFLNMESTVIQDRCRRTKVLIVLDDLDAIFQLNRLLPQVCSFGDGSRIIVTTRDAQVLKSRADGLYEVTRLNDFDALALFRLHAFGQNSDLSGYEALSKSAADYAHGNPLALEVLGSSLHAKSTKEWESALGKLKTDPDRTIQKVLKISYDGLGDKAIQGIFLDIACFFDGEVDREYVESILHRNEQYSDATIGISVLIDKSLIIECQNKLSMHGLLRQTGKAIVCDENKEPGKRSRLWNAKNVSYVLERSTVSAN